AGCGTGAACAGATGGAAAGATTCTCAGGTATGGGAATATTTTATAAATATTGTTTTTTATGGCTAATTGTTCATTGATTAGCAATCTTGCCATTAGCTGTCCCAAATTAGTTGCAGATGAATTGAGAAGTGGGATACATCTGTAAAGACATGACAGTCAAAAAGTCCCTACCGAACGTTAGAGCTGCACTATATTCCACCCAACTGACAAACGCTCTAAATTTCTCAAGCAAGCGATCGCTTCGCTGAGTGCAATACTCATGATTGTTAACCTCTCCCAAACGAAAAACTTCTCCCGTTGAGTTACAGGAGAAGCTTTTCAGAAGACTTGAGTGTTGACAGATTTTAGGCTTGAACCATGCCACCAGCAGCTTGAAAACGAGCGCGGGCACGTCTGAGGGCTTGAGTTGCCTGAATTTGCTCTTGACGGGAACCACCACCCTCAACCTGATTAAGCCTCGCCTCAGCTTCGGTATAAGCAGCACGGGCTTGTTCCCGATCGATTTTGTCGCCGCGCTCGGCACCGTTAACCAGAATGGTTACTTCATTCTCATCCACTTCTGCAAAGCCACCCATGAGGGCGATGGGCACCCAATCTTTACCAGAACGGACACGCATGACACCGATATC
This portion of the Coleofasciculus sp. FACHB-T130 genome encodes:
- the atpC gene encoding ATP synthase F1 subunit epsilon; this translates as MALTVRVVSPDRTVWDSSAEEVILPSTTGQLGILSGHAPLLTALDIGVMRVRSGKDWVPIALMGGFAEVDENEVTILVNGAERGDKIDREQARAAYTEAEARLNQVEGGGSRQEQIQATQALRRARARFQAAGGMVQA